Proteins encoded together in one Miscanthus floridulus cultivar M001 chromosome 16, ASM1932011v1, whole genome shotgun sequence window:
- the LOC136512762 gene encoding probable LRR receptor-like serine/threonine-protein kinase IRK, with the protein MISSPTSSSSSAAAAAMATPSRLRRRLRPLLLPVLVLLAASARVAAAATVSDDVLALVVLKSGLSDPAGRLAPWSEDADRACAWPGVSCDPRTGRVTALDLPAASLAGRLPRSALLRLDALVSLALPGNRLSGALPDALPPRLRALDLSGNAISGGIPDSLASCDSLVSLNLSRNRLTGPVPDGIWSLTSLRSVDLSGNLLSGSVPGGFPRSSSLRVVDLSRNLLEGEIPADVGEAGLLKSLDLGHNSFTGGLPESLRGLSGLSFLGVGGNGLSGELQAWIGEMAALERLDLSGNHFVGTIPDAISGCKNLVEVDLSRNALIGELPWWVFGPPLQRVSVAGNALSGWVKVLGDPAATLEAMDLSANAFTGAIPPEITTLARLQYLNLSSNSMSGQLPASIRMMLVLEVLDVSANKFDGVVPPEIGGAVALRQLLMGRNSLTGGIPDQIGTCKSLIALDLSHNKLAGPIPMSMGNLTSLQTVDLSDNLLNGTLPMELSKLDSLRFFNVSHNSLSGSLPNSRFFDSIPYSFISDNDGLCSSQKNSSCNGVMPKPIVFNPNSSSDPWSDVAPSSPRNQHQKKMILSISTLIAIVGGAVILIGVVTITVLNCRARATVSRSALPAALSDDYHSQSAESPENEAKSGKLVMFGRGSSDFSADGHALLNKDCELGRGGFGTVYRAVLRDGQPVAIKKLTVSSMVKSEDDFKLHIKLLGKVRHHNIVTLKGFYWTSSLQLLIYEFMPAGSLHQHLHECSYESSLSWMERFDIIIGVARALAHLHRYGIIHYNLKSSNVLLDTNGEPRVGDYGLVNLLPMLDRYVLSSKIQSVLGYMAPEFTCRTVKVTEKCDIYSFGVLVLEILTGRRPVEYLEDDVVVLSDLVRGVLDDDRLEDCMDPRLSGEFSMEEATLIIKLGLVCASQVPSQRPDMAEVVSMLEMVRSPQGTPEDDLV; encoded by the exons ATGATCTCGTcgcccacctcctcctcctcctccgccgccgccgcggcaatgGCGACTCCCTCCCGCCTCCGTCGCCGCCtgcgccccctcctcctccccgtcCTGGTCCTCCTCGCCGCGTCGGCCCGGGTCGCCGCGGCCGCCACCGTGAGCGACGACGTGCTGGCGCTGGTCGTCCTCAAGTCGGGCCTCTCCGACCCGGCGGGCCGCCTCGCGCCCTGGTCCGAGGACGCCGACCGCGCCTGCGCCTGGCCGGGGGTCTCCTGCGACCCGCGCACGGGCCGCGTCACCGCGCTCGACCTCCCCGCCGCGTCGCTCGCGGGGCGCCTCCCGCGGTCCGCGCTGCTCCGCCTCGACGCGCTCGTCTCGCTCGCGCTCCCGGGGAACCGCCTCTCCGGCGCGCTCCCCGACGCGCTGCCCCCTCGCCTCCGCGCCCTCGACCTCTCGGGCAACGCGATCTCGGGCGGCATCCCCGACTCGCTCGCGTCCTGCGACTCGCTCGTGTCGCTCAACCTCTCCCGCAACCGGCTCACCGGCCCGGTCCCCGATGGCATCTGGTCGCTGACGTCGCTCAGGTCGGTGGACCTCTCCGGGAACCTGCTCTCCGGGAGCGTGCCCGGCGGGTTCCCGCGGAGCAGCTCGCTGCGTGTGGTGGACCTGAGCCGCAACCTCCTCGAAGGGGAGATACCGGCGGACGTCGGTGAAGCCGGGCTGCTCAAGTCCCTTGATCTCGGGCACAACTCGTTCACCGGCGGGCTGCCCGAGTCGCTGCGTGGGCTGTCCGGGCTGAGTTTTCTCGGCGTTGGTGGCAATGGCCTATCAGGGGAGCTCCAGGCGTGGATTGGGGAGATGGCGGCGCTGGAGAGACTGGATTTGTCTGGCAACCACTTCGTCGGTACCATCCCGGACGCCATTTCGGGCTGTAAGAACCTGGTCGAGGTCGACCTCAGCCGGAACGCGCTCATTGGGGAGCTCCCATGGTGGGTGTTTGGGCCACCTCTGCAGCGCGTCTCCGTCGCTGGAAATGCACTGTCAGGGTGGGTCAAGGTTCTCGGTGATCCTGCTGCGACCCTGGAAGCAATGGACCTTTCAGCCAATGCTTTCACCGGGGCGATCCCGCCTGAGATTACCACCCTTGCAAGATTGCAGTACCTGAATTTGTCCTCGAATTCCATGTCGGGGCAGCTTCCTGCAAGCATTCGAATGATGCTGGTGCTTGAGGTGTTGGATGTGAGTGCAAACAAGTTTGACGGGGTTGTACCACCGGAGATTGGAGGTGCGGTGGCACTCCGACAGCTGCTAATGGGGAGGAATTCACTTACTGGAGGCATTCCTGACCAGATCGGCACATGCAAATCCCTGATTGCTTT GGATCTATCACACAACAAACTTGCAGGACCAATTCCTATGTCCATGGGTAACCTTACTAGTCTTCAAACAGTTGATCTCTCAGATAACTTGCTGAACGGCACCTTGCCGATGGAGCTCTCTAAACTTGACAGCCTGCGTTTCTTCAATGTCTCTCACAATTCACTGTCTGGGAGCCTCCCCAACAGTCGCTTCTTTGACAGCATCCCTTATTCTTTCATCTCTGACAATGACGGCCTTTGCAGTTCACAGAAGAACAGTTCCTGCAACGGTGTCATGCCAAAGCCAATTGTTTTCAACCCTAACTCCTCATCAGACCCCTGGTCGGATGTTGCCCCAAGTTCCCCAAGGAACCAGCACCAGAAGAAGATGATATTGAGCATCTCCACACTCATCGCCATTGTGGGTGGAGCAGTTATTCTTATCGGTGTGGTCACTATAACAGTGCTCAACTGCCGTGCCCGTGCAACAGTTTCCCGCTCGGCACTTCCTGCTGCATTGTCAGATGATTATCATAGCCAATCAGCTGAATCTCCTGAAAATGAGGCCAAGTCTGGGAAGCTCGTCATGTTTGGCAGAGGCAGCTCGGATTTCAGTGCTGATGGGCATGCATTGCTGAATAAGGATTGCGAACTTGGGCGTGGAGGCTTTGGTACTGTTTACAGGGCAGTGCTCAGAGATGGCCAGCCAGTGGCCATCAAGAAGCTGACAGTTTCAAGTATGGTCAAGTCAGAGGATGACTTCAAGCTGCACATCAAGCTTCTAGGCAAGGTGCGGCACCATAACATTGTCACGCTCAAAGGCTTCTACTGGACTTCCTCACTGCAGCTCCTTATATATGAATTCATGCCTGCTGGGAGCTTGCATCAGCACCTGCACGAGTGCTCATATGAGAGCTCGCTTTCATGGATGGAGAGGTTTGACATAATCATTGGTGTGGCCCGGGCACTTGCGCACTTGCACCGCTACGGTATAATCCACTACAATCTGAAGTCCAGCAATGTCTTGCTAGACACAAATGGTGAGCCCAGGGTTGGTGACTATGGTCTCGTGAACCTGCTGCCGATGCTGGATCGCTATGTGCTCAGCAGCAAGATCCAGAGCGTACTGGGATACATGGCACCTGAGTTCACTTGCAGAACGGTCAAGGTCACAGAGAAGTGCGACATATACAGCTTTGGAGTGCTGGTCCTTGAGATTTTGACAGGCAGAAGGCCCGTGGAGTACTTGGAAGATGATGTCGTTGTGCTTTCTGATCTGGTCAGAGGTGTGCTTGATGATGACAGGCTGGAGGACTGCATGGATCCACGGCTATCAGGTGAATTCTCGATGGAGGAGGCCACACTGATCATCAAGCTGGGGCTGGTTTGTGCATCTCAGGTGCCTTCTCAACGACCGGACATGGCTGAGGTGGTCAGTATGCTTGAGATGGTGAGGAGTCCTCAGGGTACCCCAGAGGATGATCTGGTTTGA